Proteins encoded in a region of the Nocardia asteroides genome:
- a CDS encoding heme o synthase: protein MHSVRGETVRIGQQPGGDGAHGSSATALADRFTGPGLPSRLMRRTLAYIALTKPRVIELLLVATIPTMLLADRGVVDIRLILATLFGGWMGAASANTLNCVADADIDKVMKRTAKRPLAREAVPTRNAFVFGVVLGVGSFAWLWWQANLLSGLLVVATILFYVFVYTLGLKRRTSQNVVWGGAAGCMPALVGWSAVTGGIGWPALALFGVIFFWTPPHTWALAMRYKEDYRAAGVPMLPVVATERTVTKQIVVYTWLTVLTTLALAPATGVIYAAVALVAGAWFLLMAHQLYAGVRRGESVKPLRLFLQSNNYLAVVFCGLAVDSVLGWDTVGSFFS, encoded by the coding sequence ATGCACAGCGTGCGAGGAGAGACAGTGCGGATTGGGCAACAGCCGGGTGGCGATGGTGCGCACGGCTCCTCCGCGACGGCGCTGGCCGACCGGTTCACGGGTCCCGGCCTACCGTCCCGGCTGATGCGACGGACACTGGCCTACATCGCGCTGACCAAGCCCAGGGTGATCGAGCTGCTGCTCGTCGCGACGATCCCGACCATGCTGCTGGCCGACCGCGGCGTCGTCGACATCCGGCTGATCCTCGCGACCCTTTTCGGCGGTTGGATGGGCGCGGCCAGCGCGAACACGCTCAACTGCGTCGCGGACGCCGATATCGACAAAGTCATGAAGCGCACTGCCAAGCGCCCGCTGGCCCGCGAGGCGGTGCCGACCCGCAACGCCTTCGTCTTCGGTGTGGTGCTTGGCGTCGGCTCGTTCGCCTGGCTCTGGTGGCAGGCCAACCTGCTCAGCGGCCTGCTCGTCGTCGCGACGATCCTGTTCTACGTCTTCGTCTACACCTTGGGCCTCAAGCGCCGCACGTCACAGAACGTGGTGTGGGGCGGCGCGGCGGGCTGCATGCCCGCGCTGGTCGGCTGGTCGGCCGTGACCGGCGGCATCGGCTGGCCCGCCCTCGCGCTGTTCGGCGTCATCTTCTTCTGGACGCCGCCGCACACCTGGGCACTGGCCATGCGCTACAAGGAGGACTACCGCGCGGCGGGCGTGCCGATGCTCCCGGTGGTCGCCACCGAGCGGACCGTCACCAAGCAGATCGTCGTCTACACCTGGCTGACAGTGCTCACCACCCTCGCCCTGGCGCCCGCGACCGGCGTCATCTACGCGGCCGTGGCGCTGGTGGCCGGAGCGTGGTTCCTGCTCATGGCCCACCAGCTGTACGCGGGCGTGCGGCGCGGCGAATCGGTGAAGCCCCTGCGACTGTTCCTGCAATCGAACAATTACCTGGCCGTGGTGTTCTGCGGTCTCGCGGTGGACTCGGTGCTCGGCTGGGACACCGTCGGCAGCTTCTTCAGTTGA
- a CDS encoding FAD-dependent monooxygenase, which yields MSQLVLVAGAGPTGLTLALDLARRDIPVRIIDKADTFFAGSRGDGIQPRTLEVFDDLGVLDAVHTAGMPGPVMRVYLDGTFVAERRMSEPVEPSPAVPYPNGWVLGQSRTEAILRERLAEFGVPVELGTALVTFGQDDSGVTATLERDGARETVRAAYLVGADGGRSTVRKTLGIAFEGETDESIRMLLGDVRADALDHDFGYWFAAADQPMRGIALSPLPGGRHFQFAAPLSADAPPSLELLQSYADRYCGRHVVTLSDLTWVTVWRPNVRLARRFRDGRVFLAGDAAHAHPPTGGQGMNTGIQDAYNLGWKLAAALAGDDTLLDSYETERRTVAARVLGLSSELLDKLVDGDEDAMRRGPETQQLDISYRDPAVREPLAAGDRAPDAPVKDEGGRHVRLFDLFRGPHATVLSFGAPAEADPHAYAVVHPGTRVSGQHVVDVDGHAHAAYAAVEGTRVLVRPDGYVGAISRRDQLKKLPTVSQPSTESTARPQNTTAR from the coding sequence GTGTCACAGCTCGTTCTCGTCGCAGGCGCCGGACCCACCGGCCTCACCCTCGCCCTCGATCTCGCCCGACGGGACATTCCCGTTCGGATCATCGACAAGGCGGACACGTTCTTCGCGGGCTCCCGCGGCGACGGCATCCAGCCGCGCACCTTGGAAGTCTTCGACGACCTGGGAGTTCTGGACGCGGTGCACACTGCGGGGATGCCGGGGCCGGTGATGCGCGTGTACCTCGACGGCACGTTCGTCGCCGAGCGCAGGATGAGCGAGCCGGTCGAGCCCTCCCCCGCCGTCCCCTACCCCAACGGGTGGGTCCTCGGCCAGTCCCGCACCGAGGCCATCCTGCGCGAACGGCTCGCCGAATTCGGCGTACCCGTGGAGCTGGGAACAGCCCTGGTTACCTTCGGCCAGGACGACAGCGGCGTCACGGCGACGCTGGAGCGCGACGGCGCCCGCGAGACCGTCCGCGCCGCGTACCTGGTCGGCGCCGACGGCGGCAGGAGCACCGTGCGCAAGACGCTGGGCATCGCGTTCGAGGGCGAGACCGACGAGTCGATCCGGATGCTGCTCGGCGATGTGCGCGCCGACGCGCTCGACCACGACTTCGGCTACTGGTTCGCCGCCGCCGACCAGCCGATGCGGGGCATCGCGCTGTCTCCGCTGCCAGGCGGACGTCACTTCCAGTTCGCCGCGCCACTGAGCGCGGACGCGCCACCGAGTCTCGAACTGCTGCAGTCCTACGCCGATCGCTACTGCGGACGCCACGTCGTCACGCTCAGCGACCTGACCTGGGTGACGGTATGGCGGCCCAATGTCCGCTTGGCGCGCAGGTTCCGCGACGGCCGGGTCTTCCTCGCCGGGGACGCCGCGCACGCGCATCCGCCCACCGGCGGCCAGGGTATGAACACCGGCATCCAGGACGCCTACAACCTCGGATGGAAGCTGGCCGCCGCCCTCGCCGGTGACGACACGCTCCTGGACAGCTACGAGACCGAGCGCAGGACGGTCGCCGCCAGGGTGCTCGGCCTGAGTTCCGAACTGCTGGACAAACTCGTCGACGGCGACGAGGACGCGATGCGGCGCGGACCGGAGACTCAGCAGTTGGACATCAGCTACCGCGATCCGGCCGTGCGCGAGCCGCTGGCCGCGGGCGACCGGGCTCCGGACGCGCCGGTGAAAGACGAGGGAGGTCGGCACGTCCGGTTGTTCGACCTGTTTCGCGGCCCGCACGCGACGGTGCTGTCGTTCGGCGCGCCCGCGGAGGCGGACCCACACGCGTATGCGGTGGTACACCCCGGAACGCGGGTGTCAGGGCAGCACGTGGTGGATGTCGACGGACACGCCCACGCGGCCTATGCCGCGGTCGAGGGCACCCGGGTGCTCGTGCGGCCCGACGGCTACGTCGGTGCGATCAGTCGGCGCGATCAACTGAAGAAGCTGCCGACGGTGTCCCAGCCGAGCACCGAGTCCACCGCGAGACCGCAGAACACCACGGCCAGGTAA
- a CDS encoding TetR/AcrR family transcriptional regulator: MSLSRKEKSAETEQALKAAARRLFAERGYLNTKITDITAAAGRAAGSFYNHFASKEELLQALLSDLAAAGDERAQGPGHNPDFGDPEAVRYHVAGYWTFAREHASVLRAVNQAALVNDEFARMVAQFGVQQRADIADHVAGFADQGLRLPSTVDASLAMMFLLAQSLLAAVEEGNVELTDEQAVDGLTRFIYRGLTGRDY, from the coding sequence GTGTCGTTGAGTCGCAAGGAGAAGTCGGCCGAAACCGAGCAAGCGTTGAAGGCCGCGGCGCGGCGGTTGTTCGCCGAGCGCGGCTATCTGAACACCAAGATCACCGATATCACGGCGGCGGCGGGCCGGGCGGCCGGGTCGTTCTACAACCACTTCGCGAGCAAGGAAGAATTGCTCCAGGCATTGCTGAGCGATCTGGCCGCGGCAGGGGACGAGCGGGCGCAGGGGCCCGGCCACAACCCGGACTTCGGCGACCCGGAGGCGGTCCGCTACCACGTCGCCGGGTATTGGACTTTCGCGCGGGAGCACGCGTCCGTGCTACGCGCGGTGAACCAGGCGGCTCTGGTCAACGACGAGTTCGCGCGCATGGTCGCGCAGTTCGGCGTGCAGCAGCGCGCGGACATCGCCGATCACGTGGCGGGTTTCGCCGACCAGGGATTGCGGCTGCCGAGCACGGTCGATGCCAGCCTCGCGATGATGTTCCTGCTCGCGCAGAGCCTGCTGGCCGCGGTAGAGGAAGGCAATGTCGAACTGACCGACGAGCAGGCCGTGGACGGGCTGACCCGCTTCATCTATCGCGGTCTCACCGGCCGCGACTACTGA
- a CDS encoding quinone oxidoreductase, protein MRAIQVSEHGGPEVLKYMEAPDPQVGPDQLLVDTQAIGVNFIDTYIRTGRYPQDVPYIPGAEGTGVVAEVGANVSDFAVGDRVAWAAGPGSYAQKVAIAAAVAIAVPDGVEPPVAASALLQGMTAHYLIESIYRPEPGETVLVHAGAGGVGLILTQLLAARGVRVITTVSSDAKETLSSAAGAAEVLRYGDDLADQVRALTDGVGVAAVYDGVGAATFEASLAALRVRGTLALFGGASGPVPPFDLQRLSTAGSLFVTRPTLAHYTRDRAELTWRAGDILDAIAKGTLNIRIGATYPLADAEQAHRDLEGRKTTGSIVLLP, encoded by the coding sequence ATGCGCGCCATTCAGGTTTCCGAACACGGTGGTCCCGAGGTCCTGAAGTACATGGAGGCGCCTGATCCGCAGGTCGGACCGGACCAGTTGCTGGTCGATACCCAGGCGATCGGCGTCAACTTCATCGACACCTACATCCGCACCGGGCGCTACCCCCAGGATGTCCCTTACATCCCGGGCGCGGAGGGCACCGGCGTGGTCGCCGAAGTCGGCGCGAACGTCAGCGACTTCGCGGTCGGCGACCGGGTCGCCTGGGCCGCCGGGCCGGGCAGCTACGCCCAGAAGGTCGCGATCGCGGCCGCCGTCGCCATCGCGGTGCCAGACGGCGTCGAGCCGCCAGTGGCCGCCTCGGCGCTGTTGCAGGGTATGACCGCGCACTATCTCATCGAGTCGATCTATCGGCCCGAGCCGGGGGAAACGGTGCTCGTGCACGCCGGCGCGGGCGGCGTCGGGCTGATCCTCACCCAACTGCTCGCCGCGCGCGGCGTGCGGGTGATCACCACCGTGTCGTCCGACGCGAAGGAGACGCTGTCCAGCGCGGCAGGAGCGGCCGAGGTGCTGCGCTATGGCGACGACCTCGCCGACCAGGTGCGCGCACTCACCGACGGCGTCGGCGTGGCGGCGGTCTATGACGGCGTCGGCGCCGCGACCTTCGAGGCGAGCCTGGCGGCGCTGCGCGTGCGCGGCACGCTCGCCCTGTTCGGTGGCGCGAGCGGTCCGGTGCCGCCGTTCGACCTGCAACGACTCAGCACGGCCGGTTCGCTTTTCGTCACCCGCCCCACGCTGGCGCATTACACCCGCGACCGCGCCGAGCTCACCTGGCGCGCAGGTGACATCCTCGATGCCATCGCCAAGGGCACGCTGAACATCCGGATCGGCGCGACCTACCCGCTCGCCGACGCCGAACAGGCCCACCGCGACCTGGAAGGCCGCAAGACCACCGGTTCCATCGTCCTGCTCCCGTGA
- a CDS encoding transporter substrate-binding domain-containing protein: MRNRVMTPTGRVGAVLAVVCAVLAGAAVPAAARPAEISTVLRACTPGDYPPYSIRDDEGGYRGVDVDLARGFATLLGRPIEFVPVTWATLRTDFAERNCDLAAGGISDLPSRRAFADFSITYGTDGKAPITHRANGAAYATIAEINRPGVRVIANRGGTNEEFARKNFPDAQLTLWPDNLTIFGEIEQGRAEVFVTDSVEGRYRVREHPDLQVLHPEAPFDSFGKVWLVRKDDPVLATALDAYLATQLATGAVDRLFDQWIGPGASAP; encoded by the coding sequence GTGCGTAACCGAGTGATGACGCCGACCGGCCGCGTCGGCGCGGTTCTGGCCGTCGTATGCGCGGTCCTTGCCGGCGCCGCGGTTCCGGCGGCCGCGCGACCGGCGGAGATCTCGACGGTGCTGCGCGCCTGCACGCCCGGCGACTATCCGCCGTACTCGATCAGGGACGACGAGGGCGGCTATCGCGGCGTGGACGTCGATCTCGCGCGGGGGTTCGCCACACTGCTCGGCCGCCCGATCGAGTTCGTGCCCGTGACGTGGGCGACGCTGCGGACGGACTTCGCCGAGCGGAACTGCGACCTCGCGGCCGGGGGAATCTCCGACCTGCCGTCACGACGCGCGTTCGCGGACTTCTCGATCACCTACGGCACCGACGGAAAAGCGCCGATCACCCACCGTGCGAACGGCGCCGCCTACGCGACCATCGCGGAGATCAATCGTCCCGGTGTTCGCGTGATCGCCAATCGCGGTGGAACGAACGAGGAGTTCGCGCGCAAGAACTTCCCCGACGCGCAGTTGACCTTGTGGCCGGACAACCTGACGATTTTCGGCGAGATCGAACAGGGCCGCGCCGAGGTGTTCGTCACCGACTCCGTCGAGGGCCGCTACCGCGTGCGCGAGCACCCGGACCTGCAAGTGCTGCACCCCGAAGCGCCGTTCGACTCATTCGGGAAGGTGTGGCTGGTACGCAAGGACGATCCGGTCCTGGCGACCGCCCTGGACGCGTATCTGGCGACCCAGCTCGCGACCGGCGCGGTGGACCGGCTGTTCGACCAGTGGATCGGACCCGGCGCTTCCGCCCCCTGA